A single genomic interval of Aegicerativicinus sediminis harbors:
- a CDS encoding exodeoxyribonuclease III produces the protein MKIISYNVNGIRAAMNKGLIDWLKTVDADVVCFQEIKALEEQIDVGQFMDIGYPHTYWFSAQKKGYSGVAILSKIRPKNVVYGTGIESMDFEGRNLRIDFEDVSVMSLYLPSGTNINRLDHKLEYMAMFQDYIDDLKKEIPNLLICGDYNICHKAIDIHDPVRNKNVSGFLPVEREWIDAFMKSGFIDTFRLFNDQPHNYTWWSYRANARNNNKGWRIDYGLASTPLKNRIKRSVILSDAVHSDHCPMLIELESLETAN, from the coding sequence ATGAAGATAATCTCCTATAATGTAAACGGAATAAGAGCCGCAATGAACAAAGGCCTTATTGACTGGCTTAAAACAGTAGACGCGGATGTTGTTTGTTTTCAGGAAATTAAGGCTTTGGAGGAACAGATAGATGTTGGTCAATTTATGGATATTGGTTATCCGCATACCTATTGGTTTAGTGCCCAAAAAAAAGGATACAGTGGTGTAGCGATTCTTTCAAAAATAAGGCCTAAAAATGTGGTTTATGGCACTGGTATAGAATCCATGGACTTTGAGGGAAGAAATCTACGTATAGATTTTGAGGATGTATCGGTAATGAGTCTTTACCTACCATCTGGCACTAACATTAATAGATTAGACCACAAATTGGAATACATGGCTATGTTCCAGGATTATATTGACGATTTGAAAAAAGAAATTCCAAATCTTCTCATTTGCGGGGATTATAATATTTGTCATAAGGCCATAGACATTCATGATCCTGTGCGGAACAAAAATGTATCTGGTTTTTTACCGGTAGAACGTGAATGGATTGATGCATTTATGAAAAGTGGCTTTATTGACACCTTTAGGTTATTTAATGATCAACCACATAATTATACATGGTGGAGTTATAGAGCTAACGCCAGAAATAATAATAAGGGGTGGCGGATTGACTATGGCTTGGCAAGCACCCCTTTAAAGAACCGTATTAAAAGAAGTGTCATCTTATCGGATGCGGTGCATAGCGATCATTGTCCTATGTTAATTGAGTTAGAATCATTAGAAACAGCTAATTAA
- a CDS encoding glycine--tRNA ligase yields the protein MIQQEDQFKKVISHAKEYGYVFQSSEIYDGLSAVYDYGQNGVELKKNIRDYWWRAMVQMHDNIVGVDAAIFMHPTTWKASGHVDAFNDPLIDNKDSKKRYRADVLIEDYCAKIEAKIDKEIEKARKRFGESFDEAQYRSTNPRVLGYQEKIDGTLKRMARSLETEDLADVKALIEELEIADPLTGSRNWTDVKQFNLMFGTKLGASAENAMDLYLRPETAQGIFVNFLNVQKTGRLKIPFGIAQTGKAFRNEIVARQFIFRMREFEQMEMQFFIKPGTQQKWYEHWKETRLKWHLSLGMGAENYRFHDHEKLAHYADAACDIEFKFPFGFKELEGIHSRTDFDLSQHEEYSGKKLQYYDNEENKSYVPYVLETSIGLDRMFLAVLSNSLVEEELDNNTTRTVLRIPAVLAPTKAAVLPLIKRDGLPEIAQKIVDDLKWDFNVDYDEKDAVGRRYRRQDAAGTPFCITVDHETLENNTVTIRHRDSMEQERVPIQSLKELIKKQTDVKHWLMKM from the coding sequence ATGATACAGCAGGAAGATCAGTTTAAGAAAGTTATTTCCCACGCCAAGGAATACGGTTATGTATTTCAAAGCAGTGAAATCTACGATGGCCTAAGCGCAGTTTACGATTATGGCCAAAATGGTGTAGAATTAAAGAAAAATATCAGGGATTATTGGTGGAGAGCAATGGTGCAGATGCATGACAATATTGTAGGTGTCGATGCAGCAATATTTATGCACCCCACTACTTGGAAAGCATCAGGACACGTTGATGCTTTTAACGATCCACTAATTGATAATAAAGACTCCAAAAAGCGATATAGAGCAGATGTTCTAATTGAAGATTATTGTGCAAAAATTGAGGCAAAAATTGACAAGGAGATTGAGAAGGCAAGAAAGCGATTTGGGGAGAGCTTCGATGAAGCCCAATATCGATCTACCAACCCTAGGGTTTTGGGATATCAAGAAAAAATTGATGGTACTTTAAAGCGCATGGCAAGATCTTTAGAAACTGAAGATTTAGCGGACGTAAAGGCGCTTATTGAAGAACTAGAAATTGCAGATCCATTAACAGGAAGCCGCAACTGGACAGATGTTAAACAATTCAACCTAATGTTTGGTACCAAATTAGGTGCGTCTGCTGAAAATGCTATGGATTTGTACCTGCGGCCTGAAACCGCTCAAGGTATATTCGTGAATTTTTTGAATGTGCAGAAAACTGGTCGTTTAAAAATACCATTCGGTATTGCACAAACTGGCAAGGCGTTTAGGAATGAGATTGTCGCAAGACAATTTATCTTTAGGATGCGGGAATTTGAACAGATGGAAATGCAATTTTTCATTAAGCCTGGAACCCAACAGAAATGGTATGAACATTGGAAGGAAACTAGATTAAAATGGCATCTTTCATTAGGTATGGGAGCAGAAAATTACCGATTCCATGACCATGAAAAATTGGCACATTATGCCGATGCCGCTTGTGATATAGAATTTAAATTCCCATTCGGCTTTAAGGAGCTTGAAGGAATTCATTCTAGAACAGACTTCGATTTGAGTCAGCATGAAGAATATTCTGGAAAGAAACTTCAATATTACGATAATGAAGAAAACAAAAGTTATGTTCCTTACGTTCTGGAAACTTCTATTGGTTTAGACCGAATGTTTTTAGCCGTTCTTTCAAACTCATTAGTAGAGGAAGAGCTAGATAATAACACTACCAGAACAGTATTGAGAATTCCAGCAGTTTTGGCACCAACTAAGGCCGCAGTATTACCATTAATTAAGCGTGACGGATTGCCAGAAATTGCACAAAAGATCGTTGATGATCTTAAATGGGATTTCAATGTGGATTATGATGAAAAAGATGCTGTAGGTAGAAGATATAGACGTCAAGATGCGGCAGGAACTCCATTCTGCATTACTGTAGACCACGAGACTTTAGAAAACAATACTGTTACTATACGTCACAGAGATTCTATGGAACAAGAACGCGTGCCAATTCAATCCTTAAAAGAGTTGATTAAGAAGCAAACTGACGTGAAACATTGGTTAATGAAAATGTAA
- a CDS encoding aldo/keto reductase, whose protein sequence is MRYTKLPNTDIEISKICLGTMTWGKQNTEDEAHVQMDMAIDKGINFFDTAELYPVPAEAETQGRTSTYIGTWLKKTGNRDKLILASKITGPGDYTKHIRTGGFSKQNIIDAVNRELKRLQTDYIDLFQLHWPERETNTFGTRDYTHDENEHWNQNFYAVLETFQELISDGKVRFVGLSNEKAWGTMRYLEEAKYNNLPRPITIQNAYSLVNRTFEGDLAEVSHRENIGLLAYSPMAFGILSGKYFKGLDKPNSRLNLFKRFSRYSDPQTMVAAKRYMELAEKYGLSPAQMALAFVTDRPFVTSNIIGATDSAQLEENIESIHLKLGEDILKEINKIHSEIPNPAT, encoded by the coding sequence ATGAGATACACAAAATTGCCAAATACCGATATTGAAATTAGCAAAATCTGCTTGGGTACTATGACCTGGGGTAAACAAAATACAGAGGATGAAGCTCACGTTCAAATGGACATGGCTATTGACAAAGGCATCAATTTTTTTGATACTGCTGAATTATACCCTGTTCCTGCGGAAGCAGAAACCCAAGGTAGAACTAGTACCTATATTGGCACTTGGTTAAAAAAAACCGGAAACCGCGATAAACTAATTTTAGCCAGTAAAATTACCGGGCCCGGTGATTATACCAAGCATATTAGAACAGGTGGATTTTCAAAGCAGAATATCATTGATGCGGTTAACAGAGAATTAAAGCGCTTACAAACTGACTATATTGACCTTTTTCAACTGCATTGGCCAGAGCGGGAAACTAATACTTTCGGGACTCGAGATTATACGCATGACGAAAACGAACATTGGAATCAAAATTTTTATGCCGTTTTAGAAACATTTCAAGAATTAATTTCTGATGGCAAAGTACGTTTTGTTGGTCTATCAAATGAAAAAGCTTGGGGAACCATGAGATATTTAGAAGAGGCTAAATACAATAATTTGCCGCGACCAATTACAATTCAAAATGCTTATTCTCTAGTTAACAGAACCTTTGAAGGTGACTTGGCAGAAGTATCACATCGAGAAAATATAGGGTTATTGGCTTATTCTCCTATGGCATTCGGGATATTATCTGGTAAATATTTCAAAGGCTTAGACAAACCTAATTCTAGATTAAACCTATTTAAACGCTTTTCAAGATATAGCGACCCACAAACCATGGTGGCGGCAAAACGTTATATGGAATTAGCTGAAAAATATGGCTTATCACCTGCCCAAATGGCGTTGGCCTTTGTTACAGATAGGCCTTTTGTTACATCTAATATAATCGGCGCTACAGATTCGGCACAGTTAGAAGAGAATATTGAAAGTATCCATTTGAAACTTGGTGAAGATATACTGAAGGAGATAAATAAAATCCATTCAGAGATCCCAAATCCTGCGACTTAA
- a CDS encoding DUF3575 domain-containing protein: MKYLFLFIIALLPVFGFSQEPDQEIEVEIEEPIKKHEIKTNLFYLALGGIELGYEFNFSRRNSVGISGMVPYSKDAKDDIKYYVAPYYRYFFGKKYASGFFLEGFGMLNKLENEKYDEPNSDESSEFVSDFAIGLGIGGKVLLGKGWLLEVNFGAGPNLAKVDKHNISVIAKGGVQLGYRF; this comes from the coding sequence ATGAAATATCTTTTTTTATTCATTATTGCGTTATTGCCTGTTTTTGGTTTTTCCCAAGAGCCTGATCAAGAGATCGAGGTTGAAATTGAAGAGCCGATTAAAAAACATGAAATAAAAACAAACCTTTTCTATTTGGCCTTGGGAGGTATAGAACTTGGTTACGAGTTCAATTTTAGCAGACGTAATTCTGTGGGTATTTCAGGCATGGTGCCTTATTCTAAAGATGCCAAGGATGACATTAAGTATTATGTGGCGCCTTATTATCGGTACTTTTTTGGAAAGAAATATGCCTCGGGTTTCTTTTTGGAAGGTTTTGGTATGCTAAACAAGTTAGAGAATGAAAAATACGATGAGCCAAATTCTGATGAATCGAGTGAATTTGTATCAGATTTTGCTATTGGTTTAGGAATAGGAGGTAAGGTGCTTTTGGGGAAAGGTTGGTTATTGGAAGTTAATTTTGGTGCAGGTCCTAATTTAGCAAAAGTAGACAAACACAATATTTCTGTAATTGCCAAAGGAGGAGTTCAATTGGGATATAGATTCTAA
- a CDS encoding ComF family protein: MVKNLLNLFFPRHCLACDGFLNDNEKLICTGCRHELPLTNFHFENDSTVKNILYGRVELEKATSLLHFRKKSIVQILIHNLKYRGHEEIGDMLGKWLGNELDELGWANDIDLVIPVPLHKSRLRERGYNQVTNFGQAIAGSLNVQFEDKVLLRQSATKTQVFKGRIGRSDLSEAKFVVTNPSIIEGKHLLLVDDLITTGATIEGCANALLKAHGVKLSLATMALTD, encoded by the coding sequence ATGGTCAAAAATTTGTTAAACTTATTTTTTCCTAGACACTGTTTGGCTTGTGATGGGTTCTTGAATGATAATGAAAAACTTATCTGTACAGGTTGTAGGCATGAGTTGCCATTGACCAATTTTCACTTTGAAAATGATTCTACCGTAAAGAATATCTTATACGGAAGAGTTGAATTAGAAAAGGCAACTTCCCTGCTTCATTTCAGGAAGAAAAGCATAGTACAAATTTTAATACATAATCTGAAATATCGTGGTCATGAAGAAATTGGCGACATGTTGGGGAAATGGCTAGGTAATGAACTGGATGAACTAGGATGGGCAAATGATATTGATTTGGTAATTCCCGTTCCTCTTCATAAGAGTAGGTTACGTGAGCGTGGTTATAACCAAGTCACAAACTTTGGACAAGCAATAGCTGGTTCATTGAATGTTCAATTTGAAGATAAGGTGCTTCTTCGGCAATCTGCGACCAAAACACAAGTATTTAAAGGAAGAATTGGAAGGTCTGATCTTTCTGAAGCTAAATTTGTAGTGACTAACCCATCTATAATTGAAGGTAAGCACCTGTTATTGGTGGACGATCTTATTACAACTGGTGCCACTATTGAAGGCTGTGCCAATGCCCTCCTAAAAGCACATGGGGTAAAGTTGAGTTTGGCAACTATGGCCCTCACAGATTAA
- a CDS encoding very short patch repair endonuclease, translating to MKNYLEDDIIKVPKFSEESGFYTTKKRSKMMGRIRGTNTKPEIILRRALWRADVRFRINNKDLPGKPDIAIKKYKLAIFVDGSFWHGYQWNDRKKGIKTNRKFWIPKIERNIQRDRQVNEELKQLGFTIFRFWDHEIKNDLATCLNDVIVYIQTGEIN from the coding sequence ATGAAAAATTATTTAGAGGATGATATAATTAAAGTCCCCAAATTTTCTGAAGAGTCTGGTTTCTACACTACTAAGAAGCGCTCCAAAATGATGGGGAGAATTCGCGGAACAAACACAAAACCCGAAATTATTTTAAGAAGAGCGCTTTGGCGGGCAGACGTGCGCTTCAGGATAAACAATAAGGATCTTCCAGGAAAACCAGATATTGCAATAAAGAAATATAAACTAGCCATTTTCGTCGATGGCAGTTTTTGGCACGGGTACCAGTGGAATGATCGAAAGAAAGGGATAAAAACCAATCGAAAATTTTGGATTCCAAAAATTGAAAGAAACATTCAGCGCGATCGTCAAGTTAATGAAGAGCTAAAACAATTGGGCTTTACCATTTTTCGGTTTTGGGATCATGAAATTAAAAACGATTTGGCTACCTGCCTTAATGATGTTATTGTATATATTCAAACTGGCGAAATAAATTAA
- a CDS encoding methionine aminotransferase, with protein sequence MKFQSKLPNVGTTIFTLMSALAKQNNAINLSQGFPDFESDPILIKEVNDAMENGFNQYAPMAGDFGLRVEISRKFNTLYNSTYNPDTEITVTAGATQGIFTVISAFIKPSDEVIIFTPAYDSYQPSIEVNGGKTVPIQMQHNGTIDWDEVENSITDKTRMMLINTPHNPTGTILKKQDLLNLEQLALKHDFLVLSDEVYEHIIFDQSEHQSVCRFPQLKERSFIVASFGKTFHNTGWKVGYCCAPKHLMSEFRKVHQFNVFSVNHPMQVGLANYMQNPYTYLNISKFYQRKRDLFLELMKDSNFVFKPSEGTYFQVVDYSKITGKPDVEFAKELTTKYGVAAIPLSVFNKNKEDLKQLRFCFAKKEETLIKATEILNRI encoded by the coding sequence ATGAAATTTCAATCTAAGCTGCCAAATGTTGGCACAACTATTTTCACCTTGATGAGTGCCTTGGCAAAGCAAAATAATGCCATAAATCTATCGCAAGGATTTCCTGATTTTGAGAGCGACCCAATATTAATCAAGGAAGTTAATGACGCCATGGAAAATGGTTTCAATCAATATGCGCCAATGGCTGGGGATTTCGGTCTAAGAGTTGAAATTTCAAGAAAGTTTAATACTCTATATAATAGCACTTACAATCCAGATACGGAAATAACGGTAACAGCCGGGGCAACACAAGGAATTTTTACTGTTATCTCAGCATTTATTAAACCTAGCGATGAAGTAATCATTTTTACACCGGCCTACGATTCTTATCAACCTTCAATAGAAGTTAACGGTGGTAAAACGGTGCCAATACAAATGCAACACAATGGAACCATCGATTGGGATGAAGTTGAAAATAGCATAACGGATAAGACGAGAATGATGCTTATAAATACTCCCCATAACCCCACAGGGACCATATTAAAAAAACAAGACCTTTTAAATTTAGAGCAACTCGCACTTAAGCATGATTTTCTAGTTCTTAGTGATGAAGTATATGAACATATTATTTTCGACCAATCTGAACACCAAAGTGTGTGTCGGTTTCCTCAATTAAAGGAACGAAGTTTTATTGTTGCTTCTTTCGGAAAGACATTCCATAATACTGGTTGGAAGGTTGGTTATTGTTGTGCCCCAAAACATTTAATGAGCGAATTTAGGAAGGTACACCAGTTTAATGTTTTTTCAGTCAATCATCCAATGCAAGTTGGATTGGCAAATTATATGCAAAACCCCTACACCTATTTGAACATTTCGAAATTTTACCAGCGAAAGCGCGATTTATTTTTAGAATTGATGAAAGATTCCAATTTTGTATTTAAGCCTTCTGAAGGCACTTACTTTCAGGTAGTGGATTATTCTAAAATTACGGGCAAACCTGATGTTGAATTTGCAAAAGAGCTTACCACAAAATATGGTGTTGCTGCTATACCGCTTTCAGTATTTAATAAAAACAAGGAAGACCTCAAACAGTTGAGATTTTGCTTTGCCAAAAAGGAAGAGACCCTTATTAAGGCTACAGAGATTTTAAATAGAATTTAA
- a CDS encoding N-formylglutamate amidohydrolase, with the protein MEIYNIYEPTTKKVPIIVSSPHSGWAFPENLKHRFKKKMITRPDDTDWYIDRLYSFVKDLGITLISANFCRWVIDLNRDPDSKPLYDDGRVITALTPTTDFNGINLYETGEEPTDEEVTQRIKEFYEPYHNKLHELTQAYKDEFGKVLLFDAHSIRDIVPGIRKEAFPQLILGDNNGVSCSNTFINTALNALKSSRYEVTHNYPFKGGYITRSIGNPKENIHALQLEMIKTNYMNDEQMEYDKKRAENMQKTLENMFVNLIEALEDEKG; encoded by the coding sequence ATGGAGATTTACAATATATACGAACCTACGACCAAAAAGGTGCCAATAATTGTTAGCTCACCTCATTCTGGTTGGGCATTCCCCGAAAATTTAAAACATAGATTTAAGAAAAAAATGATAACGAGGCCAGATGATACCGATTGGTATATCGATCGGCTATACAGTTTTGTCAAGGATTTGGGCATTACTCTTATTTCAGCCAATTTCTGTAGATGGGTAATCGATTTAAATAGGGATCCGGATAGTAAACCGCTTTATGATGATGGTAGAGTAATAACTGCCCTAACGCCAACTACCGATTTTAATGGAATTAATTTATATGAAACCGGGGAAGAACCAACTGATGAAGAAGTAACACAGCGTATTAAAGAATTTTATGAGCCCTATCACAACAAATTACATGAACTAACCCAAGCTTATAAAGATGAATTTGGAAAGGTGTTGTTGTTTGATGCACATTCTATTAGAGACATTGTGCCAGGTATAAGGAAAGAGGCATTTCCGCAATTGATTCTTGGGGATAACAATGGAGTATCTTGTTCGAATACTTTTATTAATACTGCTTTGAATGCCTTAAAAAGTAGTCGCTATGAGGTAACCCATAATTACCCATTTAAGGGTGGGTATATTACACGGTCAATTGGAAATCCGAAGGAGAACATTCATGCCTTGCAATTGGAAATGATTAAGACTAATTATATGAATGATGAACAAATGGAATATGACAAGAAAAGGGCTGAGAATATGCAAAAGACATTAGAAAATATGTTTGTTAATTTAATTGAGGCATTGGAAGATGAAAAAGGCTGA
- a CDS encoding Ig-like domain-containing protein, whose product MKNLLTIFIIIVALYSCANRGTPTGGPKDETPPEVLRTEPENFSTNFNAKEIRIYFNEYVKLDNLQRQLIVSPPMDPEPTVTPLGTANKYVKIIINDTLEPNTTYAINFGQSIVDNNESNPYPFYKYVFSTGTYIDSLKISGNIASADARVTDQFVSVMLYEIDSTYSDSIIYKERPRYITNTLDSLTTYTLENLKEGKYLLVAVKDKNSNYKYEQRSDKIGFYEGIVNVPSDSIYNVKIFKEVLDFEVFKPFQVSGQKIGIPYQGDRKNLNIEIFGDSLPDNLETRLTKDKKTDTLYYWYRPKVEIDSAKFRFENLTYVDTVKYRFRDLPRDSMQIKPLYSGSLDFDKVFSLEANVPFESIDERLITILDKDSLPVSFATSLDTLNNYVQIRFELVEEGSYEIQALPNAVTSFFGEVNDTLNYSIRTKAYSDYSNVRVILNNAVYPMILQLTDKMEVVKYEKFATASGPVDFDLITPGVYYLRVIYDSNGNRKWDSGNYLEKRQPERISFYPDEIEARANWDPIIEFNLLQTSPDPPEN is encoded by the coding sequence TTGAAAAATCTACTTACCATTTTTATAATTATAGTTGCTCTTTATTCCTGCGCAAATAGAGGAACTCCCACAGGTGGGCCAAAAGATGAAACTCCCCCTGAAGTTCTCCGCACCGAACCAGAGAATTTCAGCACAAATTTTAATGCAAAGGAAATCCGTATTTATTTTAATGAATATGTGAAATTGGATAACCTCCAAAGACAGTTGATTGTATCCCCACCTATGGATCCAGAGCCTACGGTTACCCCATTGGGAACGGCAAATAAATATGTGAAAATTATAATTAATGATACGCTAGAGCCTAATACAACTTATGCGATTAATTTTGGCCAAAGTATAGTAGACAATAATGAAAGTAATCCGTATCCATTTTATAAGTATGTTTTTTCCACTGGCACTTATATTGATTCCTTAAAAATATCTGGAAATATTGCCAGTGCTGATGCTAGGGTTACAGATCAGTTTGTATCGGTAATGTTATATGAGATCGATTCAACCTATAGCGATTCAATAATTTACAAGGAACGCCCACGATACATTACTAATACTTTAGATAGTTTAACGACTTATACTCTAGAGAATTTAAAAGAGGGTAAATACTTATTGGTTGCAGTTAAGGATAAAAATAGCAACTACAAATACGAACAGAGATCAGATAAAATAGGGTTTTATGAGGGCATTGTTAATGTACCATCAGATTCGATTTATAACGTAAAAATTTTCAAGGAAGTTTTAGATTTTGAGGTATTTAAGCCATTTCAAGTATCCGGTCAGAAAATTGGTATTCCATATCAAGGGGATAGAAAAAATTTAAACATTGAAATTTTTGGAGACAGCCTACCGGATAATTTAGAAACCCGTTTAACCAAAGATAAAAAAACAGATACTCTGTACTATTGGTATAGACCAAAGGTTGAAATTGATTCAGCTAAATTCCGATTTGAAAATTTAACTTATGTTGATACTGTAAAATATAGATTTAGGGACCTGCCTCGAGATTCTATGCAAATTAAACCCCTATATTCTGGGTCTTTAGATTTCGATAAAGTGTTTAGCCTAGAAGCAAATGTACCTTTTGAATCAATTGATGAACGGCTTATTACGATTTTAGATAAAGATTCTTTGCCTGTCTCATTTGCAACGTCCTTGGATACTTTGAATAATTATGTGCAAATACGATTTGAACTTGTTGAGGAAGGTTCATATGAAATTCAAGCTCTTCCAAATGCGGTAACAAGTTTTTTTGGGGAAGTTAATGATACTCTTAATTATTCAATTAGAACAAAAGCTTATTCAGATTACAGTAATGTTAGGGTAATTCTTAATAATGCTGTCTATCCGATGATTCTCCAGTTAACAGATAAAATGGAAGTGGTTAAATATGAAAAATTTGCAACTGCATCAGGGCCTGTTGATTTCGATCTTATAACTCCTGGAGTATATTATCTTAGGGTAATTTATGACTCTAATGGAAATAGAAAGTGGGATTCTGGGAACTATTTAGAAAAACGCCAACCCGAAAGGATTAGCTTTTATCCAGATGAAATTGAAGCTAGGGCAAATTGGGATCCTATTATTGAATTTAATTTATTACAAACGAGTCCCGATCCTCCAGAAAATTAA
- a CDS encoding amidohydrolase: protein MKENLKIALLQYDLVWENPEENRINFTNHITAISEEVDLFILPEMFTTGFTMNAEDHFETMNGDSVIWMQTMADQKRAAICGSLVIKENNHFYNRLLFVYPNGKIKHYDKRHTFTLAGEDRVYNKGVKREIFEYKGWKIAPQICYDLRFPVWARNTDYYDLLIYVANWPEIRIEAWDVLLKARAIENLTYCIGVNRIGLDGNAHPYCGHSQSIDPLGNVIGQLGENELGAIITTLSKKELSDVRNKLNFLEDRDSFVIN, encoded by the coding sequence ATGAAAGAGAATTTAAAAATTGCATTACTTCAATACGATTTGGTTTGGGAAAATCCTGAGGAGAACCGTATCAATTTCACAAATCATATAACGGCTATTTCCGAGGAGGTTGACCTTTTCATTCTACCAGAAATGTTTACTACTGGGTTTACGATGAATGCAGAAGATCATTTTGAAACAATGAATGGAGATTCGGTAATATGGATGCAAACCATGGCCGATCAAAAGAGAGCAGCCATTTGTGGCAGTCTCGTCATAAAGGAAAACAACCATTTTTATAATCGATTATTATTTGTTTATCCAAATGGTAAAATAAAACATTACGATAAACGACACACCTTTACCTTAGCTGGGGAAGATCGAGTATACAACAAGGGGGTTAAACGTGAAATTTTTGAATATAAGGGCTGGAAAATAGCACCTCAGATATGTTATGATTTACGTTTCCCGGTTTGGGCGAGGAATACAGATTATTACGATTTATTAATCTATGTGGCAAACTGGCCTGAAATTAGGATTGAGGCATGGGACGTACTTTTAAAAGCCCGTGCAATTGAAAACCTTACCTATTGTATAGGAGTTAATAGAATTGGATTGGACGGCAACGCACACCCATATTGTGGACATAGCCAAAGTATTGATCCTTTAGGAAATGTTATTGGACAATTAGGTGAAAATGAATTAGGGGCAATAATTACAACCTTATCCAAAAAGGAGTTAAGTGATGTGCGTAATAAACTTAATTTTCTGGAGGATCGGGACTCGTTTGTAATAAATTAA
- a CDS encoding OmpA/MotB family protein, with translation MNFKHLLLGLIIAVILPSCVSKKIYTDLESKYADLKKENRDLMDENTELESSLTKFKNELDQLKKDYEKAIAERDRLERDLEATKTNLATLKESYNALEENSSAAIAENSIKNRELLAQLEAKEQALAAENSRLEELRRQLQDRSERVAELEKVISDKDAAMTKLKNAISSALTNFEGKGLTVEQRDGKVYVSMENKLLFESGSWAVGANGRQAVKQLGSVLADNPEIAILIEGHTDNVPYTGTGALSGNWDLSTKRATAIVNILRENPNINPENLTAAGRGEFAPIATNETDSGRARNRRIEVILTPKLDAISNLLNEID, from the coding sequence ATGAATTTTAAGCACCTATTGTTAGGTTTGATAATTGCAGTAATTCTACCTTCCTGTGTTTCAAAAAAGATTTATACAGATTTAGAATCGAAATATGCAGATTTAAAAAAAGAAAATAGGGATCTAATGGATGAGAATACCGAATTGGAATCTTCCCTAACAAAATTCAAAAACGAACTTGATCAATTAAAAAAAGATTATGAAAAAGCCATTGCCGAAAGGGACCGGCTTGAACGAGATTTAGAGGCAACCAAAACCAATTTGGCCACCTTAAAGGAATCTTATAATGCACTTGAAGAAAACAGCTCTGCAGCGATAGCCGAAAACTCGATAAAAAACCGAGAATTATTGGCACAATTGGAAGCAAAAGAACAAGCCTTAGCGGCTGAAAATAGCCGATTGGAAGAGTTGAGAAGACAACTTCAAGATAGGTCTGAGCGGGTTGCAGAATTGGAAAAGGTGATTTCCGACAAGGATGCTGCCATGACCAAGCTGAAAAATGCTATTTCATCAGCGCTTACCAATTTTGAGGGCAAAGGGTTGACCGTAGAGCAACGTGATGGAAAGGTTTATGTATCTATGGAAAACAAATTGCTTTTTGAGTCGGGAAGCTGGGCGGTGGGTGCAAATGGTAGACAGGCAGTAAAACAACTTGGTAGTGTATTGGCTGATAATCCTGAGATTGCCATTTTAATTGAGGGCCATACAGACAATGTACCCTATACTGGTACAGGTGCTTTAAGTGGAAATTGGGATCTTTCTACCAAAAGAGCTACAGCAATAGTTAATATACTTAGGGAGAATCCAAATATTAATCCCGAGAATTTAACTGCGGCTGGTCGTGGAGAATTTGCACCAATTGCAACCAATGAAACAGATTCCGGCCGAGCCAGAAACAGGAGAATTGAGGTAATTCTTACGCCTAAATTAGACGCCATTTCTAATCTACTAAACGAGATTGACTAA